A genomic window from Punica granatum isolate Tunisia-2019 chromosome 2, ASM765513v2, whole genome shotgun sequence includes:
- the LOC116195222 gene encoding ABC transporter G family member 11-like, translating into MASLLTLMNQSSWRFSLRSRDPSLCLEIESFREAERKEYPGYAHDVEIRKGVCITWEDLWVTVSNAMDSSNKPILQGLTGHARPGKLLAIMGPSGCGKTTLLDALAGRLNSKARQTGEILFNGRKQPLAYGTSAYVTQEDVLTWTLTVREAVYWSAELQLPDSIPLSEKRERAEATIKEMGLHDAVDTRIGGWGKKGLSNGQKRRVSICMEILTRPRLLFLDEPTSGLDSAASYYVMKRIVDLAKHNNMVVIASVHQPNSEVFQLFEDLCLLSLGSMVYFGPSTGAREFFSGNGFPCPSHQNPSDHYLWTINTDFDEETDRRDGGQICSTEDVVRVLIRSYKSSDFYTEVQKQISEIKGRGGDALEKGNQAGFFTQCGILTRRSFVNMYRDPGYYWLRLVIYIALGFGLGTVFYDIGSANSSIQGRGSLLMFVASFLTILAIGGFPSFVEDMKVFERERLNGHYGSAAFILGNTLSSVPFLLVISLIPGAITYFLAGLQHNIGHFTYFALTLFACMMLAESLMMIIASLMPNFLMGLIAGAGIQGLMMLSGGFFRLPNDLPRIFWRYPLYYIAFHKYAYQGLYKNEFRGLMLPAGNIPLIGQGFVSGEEILREVWQVEMGYSKWTNLSILFGMVVIYRAIFFGVLKLTEKFKPILREIRCACIARQREH; encoded by the exons ATGGCTTCTCTCCTCACTCTAATGAACCAAAGCTCATGGAGGTTCAGTCTGAGGAGTCGGGATCCGAGTTTGTGCCTGGAAATTGAGAGCTTTCGAGAAgccgaaagaaaagaatatcCGGGGTATGCTCATGATGTGGAGATCAGGAAAGGGGTGTGTATAACATGGGAGGACCTGTGGGTGACGGTATCAAATGCAATGGACTCGAGTAATAAGCCTATACTTCAGGGGCTAACGGGCCATGCCCGGCCTGGCAAGCTCTTGGCCATCATGGGTCCTTCCGGGTGTGGGAAAACCACTCTTCTTGATGCTTTGGCAG GGCGCCTAAATTCAAAGGCAAGGCAAACAGGAGAAATCCTCTTCAATGGTCGGAAACAGCCCCTGGCATACGGCACATCG GCCTATGTGACCCAAGAAGATGTTCTGACGTGGACCCTCACGGTCAGAGAAGCCGTGTACTGGTCAGCCGAGCTCCAACTCCCTGACTCTATTCCTCTCTccgagaaaagggaaagagcagagGCGACGATAAAGGAGATGGGCTTGCATGATGCGGTTGATACCCGAATTGGGGGTTGGGGCAAGAAGGGCCTCAGCAATGGGCAGAAGAGGAGGGTCAGCATCTGCATGGAGATCCTGACCCGCCCAAGGCTACTATTCCTCGATGAGCCCACAAGCGGGCTCGACAGCGCTGCCTCGTACTATGTCATGAAGAGAATCGTTGACCTAGCCAAACACAACAACATGGTGGTTATAGCCTCTGTACATCAGCCCAACAGCGAGGTGTTCCAGCTCTTCGAGGACTTGTGCCTGCTCTCACTAGGGAGCATGGTATACTTTGGTCCATCAACTGGAGCAAGAGAG TTCTTCTCAGGGAATGGTTTCCCATGTCCTAGTCATCAAAATCCATCAGATCATTACCTTTGGACCATAAATACAGATTTTGACGAG GAAACAGACCGCAGAGATGGAGGACAGATTTGTTCAACAGAGGACGTGGTTAGAGTCCTTATAAGATCATACAAGTCTTCAGACTTTTACACTGAAGTTCAAAAACAAATATCAGAGATAAAAGGACGG GGAGGAGATGCACTTGAGAAAGGGAACCAAGCAGGCTTCTTCACACAGTGTGGCATACTCACAAGAAGGTCCTTTGTGAACATGTACCGTGACCCGGGCTACTACTGGCTGCGTCTTGTCATATACATTGCATTGGGTTTTGGCTTAGGCACTGTCTTCTATGACATTGGATCGGCTAATAGTTCAATCCAG GGGAGAGGATCGCTGCTAATGTTTGTAGCGTCTTTCTTGACGATCTTGGCAATTGGAGGCTTCCCTTCTTTTGTCGAGGACATGAAG GTGTTTGAGAGGGAACGATTGAATGGACATTACGGATCTGCTGCCTTTATTCTTGGCAACACACTATCATCCGTGCCATTCCTACTTGTCATTTCCCTAATTCCTGGTGCCATCACTTACTTCCTTGCCGGGCTTCAGCATAATATCGGGCATTTCACCTACTTTGCCTTGACCCTGTTTGCTTGTATGATGCTGGCTGAGAGCCTCATGATGATAATTGCGAGTTTGATGCCGAACTTCCTCATGGGTCTCATTGCCGGTGCCGGGATTCAG GGACTGATGATGCTCAGCGGAGGATTCTTCCGGCTACCGAATGATCTCCCAAGGATCTTctggaggtaccccctatacTACATTGCCTTCCACAAGTATGCGTACCAAGGTTTGTACAAGAACGAATTCAGGGGGCTAATGCTTCCGGCTGGGAACATTCCTTTAATCGGGCAAGGCTTTGTTAGCGGAGAAGAGATACTGAGAGAAGTTTGGCAAGTCGAAATGGGTTACTCAAAGTGGACCAACCTCAGCATTCTCTTCGGGATGGTTGTCATTTATCGAGCCATCTTCTTTGGGGTTCTCAAGCTGACCGAGAAATTCAAGCCCATACTCCGGGAAATCAGGTGCGCCTGCATTGCCAGGCAGAGAGAACACTAG
- the LOC116195522 gene encoding ABC transporter G family member 11-like gives MASLLNLMNQDSSRLSLRRSEPSSCLEIESFPEAQRKEYPGHDDHDLNIRNGVYITWEDLWVTVPNIGGASDKPILQGLTGYARPGELLAIMGPSGCGKTTLLDALAGRLSMKINKTGDILINGQKQALAYGTSAYVTQDETLVTTLTVREAVHYSAQLQLPESMSNAEKRERADGTIREMGLKDTMDTVIGSSWGPVGKGLSSGQKRRVSICLELLTHPKLLFLDEPTSGLDSAASYYVMKRIAALNHKSDGIRRTIIASIHQPSTEVFQLFDYLCLLSCGKAIYFGPASSANQFFASAGFPCPILQNPSDHFLETINKDFATDVEEGLEVSVEEAIETLRRLYRSSPYYLEVVGQVAEICKQGAEGHGRLKVEEQGSKASFLTQCSVLTRRSSVNMYRDKGYYMFRVVIYLAIALSMGTQYYKVGFAYESIQARGSLIMFISAFLNYMAVGGFPSFVEDMKVYIRERLNGHYGTSAFVVANAISSIPYILFLSVVSGTIIYYLPGMHEGIGCFLYFLGLLFTSMMAVESMMMVIASIVPNFLMGIIAATGVQGLMILGAGIYRLPKDIPKPFWKYPIYYIALHRYAYQGLCKNEFEGLEFQIQLDGTGQHMVGGKQILRDYFQIESYSKWVDLWVLLGMLVFYRLLFFAIIKLNEIVKPKMAALMAVRPKQATQVMESPAP, from the exons ATGGCTTCTCTCCTCAATCTGATGAACCAAGACTCATCGAGGTTAAGTCTAAGGAGAAGTGAACCGAGTTCATGCCTTGAAATCGAGAGCTTTCCAGAAGCCCAAAGAAAAGAATATCCAGGGCATGACGATCATGATCTGAATATTAGGAATGGGGTGTACATAACATGGGAGGACCTGTGGGTGACGGTGCCAAATATAGGGGGCGCGAGTGATAAGCCTATACTTCAAGGGCTGACGGGCTATGCCCGACCTGGTGAGCTCTTGGCCATCATGGGTCCTTCCGGTTGTGGGAAAACCACTCTTCTTGATGCTCTGGCAG GAAGATTAAGCATGAAGATAAACAAGACGGGAGATATCCTCATCAATGGCCAAAAGCAGGCTTTGGCATACGGAACTTCG GCCTATGTGACACAGGATGAGACACTAGTCACGACCCTGACTGTGCGAGAAGCAGTTCATTATTCGGCACAGCTCCAGCTCCCGGAATCCATGTCCAAtgcagagaagagagagagggccgATGGCACCATCCGAGAAATGGGCCTAAAAGACACCATGGACACCGTAATTGGCAGCTCGTGGGGTCCAGTAG GTAAGGGATTAAGCAGCGGGCAAAAGCGAAGAGTCAGCATTTGCTTAGAATTATTGACCCACCCGAAGCTGTTGTTCCTCGATGAGCCGACCAGTGGACTAGACAGTGCAGCCTCGTATTATGTCATGAAAAGGATTGCAGCCTTGAATCACAAGAGTGATGGAATCAGAAGGACGATCATTGCTTCCATTCATCAGCCTAGCACTGAAGTTTTCCAACTCTTTGATTACCTCTGCCTTCTGTCTTGTGGTAAAGCCATTTACTTCGGTCCAGCATCTTCAGCAAACCAG TTTTTTGCTTCTGCTGGGTTCCCTTGTCCGATTCTTCAGAATCCATCGGACCATTTCCTCGAAACCATAAATAAGGATTTTGCAACG GATGTCGAAGAGGGTCTAGAAGTGTCTGTGGAGGAAGCTATCGAGACCCTCAGAAGATTGTACAGGTCATCTCCGTACTACCTGGAAGTCGTCGGCCAAGTTGCCGAGATTTGTAAGCAG GGTGCTGAGGGTCATGGAAGACTAAAAGTGGAGGAGCAAGGGAGCAAGGCAAGCTTCTTAACTCAGTGTTCTGTCTTGACAAGGAGATCTTCGGTGAATATGTACAGAGACAAAGGCTACTACATGTTTCGCGTGGTCATCTACCTCGCGATAGCTCTGAGCATGGGCACCCAATATTATAAAGTTGGATTTGCTTATGAGTCGATTCAG GCAAGAGGATCGTTGATCATGTTCATATCTGCATTCTTAAATTACATGGCAGTTGGTGGTTTCCCTTCTTTTGTGGAGGACATGAAG GTGTATATCAGAGAGCGATTGAACGGACACTACGGAACCAGTGCATTCGTCGTGGCAAATGCAATCTCTTCCATTCCATACATTCTGTTTCTTTCAGTTGTTTCAGGAACGATAATATACTACCTCCCCGGGATGCATGAGGGCATCGGATGCTTTCTGTACTTTCTCGGGCTGCTGTTCACCAGCATGATGGCGGTCGAGAGCATGATGATGGTTATTGCAAGCATTGTCCCGAACTTCCTGATGGGTATCATCGCTGCAACCGGAGTCCAAGGCCTGATGATTTTAGGAGCTGGCATCTATAGATTGCCAAAGGACATCCCGAAACCATTCTGGAAGTATCCGATATACTACATCGCCCTCCATAGGTACGCCTACcaagggttatgcaagaatgAGTTTGAGGGTCTAGAATTTCAGATCCAACTCGATGGCACAGGGCAACACATGGTAGGCGGCAAGCAGATTCTACGAGATTACTTCCAGATTGAGAGTTATTCGAAGTGGGTAGATCTGTGGGTACTGCTGGGAATGCTTGTTTTTTACAGGCTCTTGTTCTTTGCAATTATCAAGTTGAACGAAATTGTAAAGCCCAAAATGGCTGCTCTTATGGCAGTGAGACCAAAGCAAGCTACTCAAGTTATGGAGAGTCCTGcaccctaa
- the LOC116195523 gene encoding uncharacterized protein LOC116195523 isoform X3, with the protein MGSTWPKFFPHFHRLSFHLTRSFSIFFFILFSVLNWESRRETEHERERGGDYETEMEQRESEEYGVEQRKNVCSIESSGWGLWERRKVLVGAKKTEEELNFRGLQRLSFAPRRIDPMKYFLVFDELGVRLAAQENFLHIRDQLGGLAN; encoded by the exons ATGGGCTCCACGTGGCCCAAATTCTTCCCCCATTTCCACCGCCTTTCATTTCATCTCACCCGTtctttctctattttctttttcattctcTTCTCTGTTTTGAACTGGGAAAGTCGAAGGGAAACAGagcacgagagagagagagggggggacTATGAAACCGAGATGGAGCAGAGGGAATCGGAAGAATATGGAGTAGAACAAAGGAAGAACGTGTGCTCGATTGAGAGCTCGGGTTGGGGTTTATGGGAGAGAAGGAAGGTTCTTGTCGGAGCAAAGAAAACGGAGGAGGAGCTAAATTTTCGG GGGTTACAGAGACTGAGCTTTGCACCTCGAAGAATCGAcccaatgaaatattttttggtatTCG atgagctaggagttAGACTAGCAGCACAGGAGAACTTCTTGCACATCAGGGATCAGCTCGGAGGACTAG CAAATTAG
- the LOC116195523 gene encoding uncharacterized protein LOC116195523 isoform X1, whose amino-acid sequence MGSTWPKFFPHFHRLSFHLTRSFSIFFFILFSVLNWESRRETEHERERGGDYETEMEQRESEEYGVEQRKNVCSIESSGWGLWERRKVLVGAKKTEEELNFRGLQRLSFAPRRIDPMKYFLVFDELGVRLAAQENFLHIRDQLGGLGQFRKNSAEISGRDICAEEMYPCPGILMRDAKHQCIH is encoded by the exons ATGGGCTCCACGTGGCCCAAATTCTTCCCCCATTTCCACCGCCTTTCATTTCATCTCACCCGTtctttctctattttctttttcattctcTTCTCTGTTTTGAACTGGGAAAGTCGAAGGGAAACAGagcacgagagagagagagggggggacTATGAAACCGAGATGGAGCAGAGGGAATCGGAAGAATATGGAGTAGAACAAAGGAAGAACGTGTGCTCGATTGAGAGCTCGGGTTGGGGTTTATGGGAGAGAAGGAAGGTTCTTGTCGGAGCAAAGAAAACGGAGGAGGAGCTAAATTTTCGG GGGTTACAGAGACTGAGCTTTGCACCTCGAAGAATCGAcccaatgaaatattttttggtatTCG atgagctaggagttAGACTAGCAGCACAGGAGAACTTCTTGCACATCAGGGATCAGCTCGGAGGACTAG ggcaGTTTAGGAAAAATTCTGCTGAAATATCGGGTCGTGACATATGCGCCGAAGAGATGTACCCTTGTCCAGGTATATTGATGAGGGATGCTAAGCATCAATGCATACATTAA
- the LOC116195523 gene encoding uncharacterized protein LOC116195523 isoform X2 translates to MGSTWPKFFPHFHRLSFHLTRSFSIFFFILFSVLNWESRRETEHERERGGDYETEMEQRESEEYGVEQRKNVCSIESSGWGLWERRKVLVGAKKTEEELNFRGLQRLSFAPRRIDPMKYFLVFDELGVRLAAQENFLHIRDQLGGLGQFRKNSAEISGRDICAEEMYPCPAN, encoded by the exons ATGGGCTCCACGTGGCCCAAATTCTTCCCCCATTTCCACCGCCTTTCATTTCATCTCACCCGTtctttctctattttctttttcattctcTTCTCTGTTTTGAACTGGGAAAGTCGAAGGGAAACAGagcacgagagagagagagggggggacTATGAAACCGAGATGGAGCAGAGGGAATCGGAAGAATATGGAGTAGAACAAAGGAAGAACGTGTGCTCGATTGAGAGCTCGGGTTGGGGTTTATGGGAGAGAAGGAAGGTTCTTGTCGGAGCAAAGAAAACGGAGGAGGAGCTAAATTTTCGG GGGTTACAGAGACTGAGCTTTGCACCTCGAAGAATCGAcccaatgaaatattttttggtatTCG atgagctaggagttAGACTAGCAGCACAGGAGAACTTCTTGCACATCAGGGATCAGCTCGGAGGACTAG ggcaGTTTAGGAAAAATTCTGCTGAAATATCGGGTCGTGACATATGCGCCGAAGAGATGTACCCTTGTCCAG CAAATTAG
- the LOC116195523 gene encoding uncharacterized protein LOC116195523 isoform X4 — protein sequence MEQRESEEYGVEQRKNVCSIESSGWGLWERRKVLVGAKKTEEELNFRCKFCEREGTVTMVPGRGVTETELCTSKNRPNEIFFGIR from the exons ATGGAGCAGAGGGAATCGGAAGAATATGGAGTAGAACAAAGGAAGAACGTGTGCTCGATTGAGAGCTCGGGTTGGGGTTTATGGGAGAGAAGGAAGGTTCTTGTCGGAGCAAAGAAAACGGAGGAGGAGCTAAATTTTCGG TGCAAGTTTTGTGAGAGAGAGGGTACAGTGACAATGGTTCCAGGTAGAG GGGTTACAGAGACTGAGCTTTGCACCTCGAAGAATCGAcccaatgaaatattttttggtatTCG atga